The DNA segment GAATAAGAATCCATGTCATGTCAAAGTTACCTGTCCTACTTATTTTTTCTTGTGgatattgttttatttattttctgttcTCATAATCTTTTCCCTAATATTAAAACTGAGATCTACTGTCATCTCGATGTAGATCTTTAACGGAGTCTTTCTGAAAGTCAATAAGGCTACGATGAACATGCTTCATAGGGTTGAGCCTTATGTTACATATGGGTAAGCCAATGCTAATTTGAAATGTGGAAAAAACATTCCAAATTTCAGAGTCGATAAAACCATTCAAGGTAATTCTCAATTCAATATGCCTTTTTCAGTTATCCCAACCTTAAAAGTGTCCGCGAGTTGATCTACAAGCGCGGCTATGGAAAGGTGAACAAGCAGAGAACTGCTTTGACTGATAACTCGATCATTGAGCAGGTTACAACTTGAATAATCTTTCATTGGATTAGACtcctttaaatttaaatattcctTAATATGTTTATTTGCTTTGCATGCATCAGGTGTTGGGTAAATATGGGATAATTTGCATGGAAGATCTCATTCACGAGATCATGACAGTCGGACCCCATTTCAAGCAGGCAAATAATTTCTTGTGGCCATTCCAACTCAAGGCACCTCTTGGTGGattgaagaagaagaggaaCCATTATGTCGAGGGTGGCGATGCTGGTAATCGCGAGGATTACATCAATGAGCTTATTCGAAGGATGAACTGAGTTTACAAGAAGTTTTGTTTTGCTTGGACCATTTTGTTATTGTCTTCTAAAGTTCTGGGATATTTAATTGGGATCCGAATCTTATTTTTATGTATGCGTTAAGTTGCTATTTGCATTTTGAGATTTGGACCTTAATTTAGTATTCACTATTATATCATTGGTTTTGCTGCCCCTGGTAGGTCAACATCTTTAGTGAATACTGTAATGTATTTGAAATGAAATGTGAGTTTTTTTGTCAGCTTAATTAAttcccaaaatatttttaaattttatttagtaTTTTCAGAAATTCCTTCAACTTTTCTTCCATACGATGCCTTTCGACCAAAATAGTTCTGCAACATTTTTAATTTCTAGGCCTACAACATTTGTTTTTCAAAATCACTTTTTTGAATGGAAgaatttcaaatgtatttttgttCTCTTAAAAAGTAatatcataaattttaaattcattcGTTTTACGTTTACATAGTATTTTATGTTAACTAGGAAATCTGGCACACAATAATTCAAGTGcactgattttttttatataaataattttttcttaaaaatcctTTTAGCTGTTTTTTTAAGGAAATATTTAAGATATTGATTATATTAACAAATAATTTTAGCTACTATTATAATTTCCTGAAATAAATTTGTTGTGACAAATTTTACTGGATGAAATAAGAATATTTTTGTCTATCCATTACATTGTCAAGTTAGTTATTTTGGTTCTTTATTATATAGTTTAGATTATAAACCGTTGGGTACTATCTGATCTCATTAACCCCTCAAAAAGATTCACTCACCATCTTTTTCTCAGTATTTTGGTATAGAACTCAACCTCATGTCTATAAACTCAGCgtcaaatatttgttttcaaatttaaattattttcctgACAAAATTTATAACTCAGGGTTAAGGTGTAAATtcgatattatatatattccaAGTATATTAGCCCAGAGAatcaatgtattttttttattatattatactaGTACTAATAAAAAAGCACGTGAGTCACATGAAAAATgtataatatgataaaaaaataaatttaaatttactcatatttataataaaagtaaaaaataaGTAATGACTAAaatcttaaataatatatttgttttatttttttaatatgtattaaatttttaaagagTTGCTAAGGATCTTATATTTGAATCTTAaatagttaaagtatttaaataaatgtgGATTGGATTTTGACATTTATTCTTCAATGATTATTTTTTGACTTATTTCTAttgatgaatttaatttataatatttattttttactgAAATTATAAATTATCCATTTATTTGATATTCTATCTTTAACTTCCTTAATTTTTTACACTCATGTTCCATCAATGTAtatatggaaaaaaaaatatttctctgaACGAAATTTTTTTCATAGAAATTCTTTCAATCCATGCGATGCACGGAATATTAGCAAATATTGATATAATTtaatgaatatatatttaattttaaatattattataaaaaatttattttatcaaaaaaaattatataattaaggatAACGCTTGAATAGGATTAATAATTTTATACTGttaaattgatttttgttttcCAAGCGAAACTCTTACTGATAGAAAGAATCTAAAAAGAtatctaaaaaaattatatattatttttctttaaacaatttgaaagaaataattattttttaaagtgTCAAAATTTTGTCATTTAGTAGTTGAATTAATAtagattaaaaattttaatttgtttttagaCTATgttaaaaatgaaataaatattttaattaagataCATAAAATAGTGATTTACGGACAATcaatatatcaaatatttacCACGATAATCTTTTAAGAAGtttgaaaatataatattatatataaaaaaacatttatatttatttagtatGATACAAAGTAGTCAGAACTAAATACATTAAAGCAACACAAAACTCAAACCATAAgcaaaattgaataaaatgataaatcaatgtatatatttaaatcatTAAATGTATCTTATATTTTCAGGTGGATCGATTCATAACATCGATTATGTTAATCAAAACTTATACTATCCTATATATCATTCTTTAAAATTTTGACTTATACATGAATCACAAATTACATTATAATGTATAACATTAATTACTATTTCCCACTGTTTTTAAaaccggaccggaccggccggttTAAAATGGTTTTTGAGGCGACCGATCTCTGGTCCGGTCTGGAACACCCTCAAAAACCGTTTTAATGATTTCACCGCtcagaaccggtcaaaaccGATCGAACCGGCCAAGAACCGGTCCCAAGAACCGGCCAAAAAATTGGTCGAACCGGTTTTtcgaatttatttttttaaaaaaaattagttttttaaattttaaaatcttaaaaaaattagttttttaaattttaaaatcttaatttaatattttattatatacatatacatgattatttggaatttgtacttcgttaaaaatattattttagtattattagagtttttttaattaattaattaatttttaaaaatatatatataactataattaatattttgaatatatttatatagtttttttattttttaaactatgataaatatattcttgtctatttatatacatattttaggtttttaaaatttaaaagataatattaattatattacattatataaacgatttttcGGTCCGACCATTCGGTTAAAGCGACTGAACCAATTGAATCGTTTTTTAAGGATATATCGATTCGATCACCGATCTAATTACGAAAAAATTGCTATTTCCTTTACCAGCATTATGTAGCATATATACCCTCTGTTTTTAATAGGATACGGCTGCCTACGGAGTCACCACGAACCACCGAAGAAATGACAAGTGTACGCGCGCTTCCAGCATACGTGTGTGTCGAGTAATAAGTAACAGTCATCTTGAAAGAATATTATATAAATCACAAAACCAGACACCCAAATATGACAAATTAAAGGGTCTCTATCTAAATCTTAATCGACAAAAATTACAAACAAAAATGGAAGCCACCAAGGAGAGGAAAGAGCAGAAGCACAAGGAGCAAGAAGAACAAAACACAAGAGGTGATTCAA comes from the Henckelia pumila isolate YLH828 chromosome 1, ASM3356847v2, whole genome shotgun sequence genome and includes:
- the LOC140882895 gene encoding large ribosomal subunit protein uL30x-like; translation: MAEEVKGGVVPESVLKKQKRNEEWALAKAKELGEAKKKKAETRKLICSKARLYAKEYEDQEKELIRLKREARLKGGFYVNPEAKLLFIVRIRGINAMHPRTKKILQLLRLRQIFNGVFLKVNKATMNMLHRVEPYVTYGYPNLKSVRELIYKRGYGKVNKQRTALTDNSIIEQVLGKYGIICMEDLIHEIMTVGPHFKQANNFLWPFQLKAPLGGLKKKRNHYVEGGDAGNREDYINELIRRMN